One Dethiosulfovibrio faecalis genomic window carries:
- a CDS encoding cob(I)yrinic acid a,c-diamide adenosyltransferase: MKKGYLSVNTGDGKGKTTAAVGQALRALGAGYSVYVGQFLKSDRSGEIRVLREISSKVATETYGIERKVGSPVTERDREAAKEGLTRLKKAIDDGYDLVVADEILVAMSSGLLEESELLDLMESKPESVELVMTGRGATQAIIDRADVVTEMVEIKHHYRLGVQAREGIEK, from the coding sequence ATGAAAAAAGGTTACCTATCGGTCAACACCGGCGACGGCAAGGGCAAGACTACCGCCGCCGTAGGACAGGCTCTAAGGGCCCTGGGGGCGGGATATTCGGTCTACGTCGGTCAATTTCTGAAGAGCGATCGCTCCGGCGAGATAAGAGTCCTTCGAGAAATCTCGTCCAAGGTCGCCACCGAGACCTACGGCATAGAGAGGAAGGTCGGATCGCCCGTGACGGAGCGAGACAGGGAGGCGGCGAAAGAGGGACTGACACGACTGAAAAAAGCGATCGACGACGGCTACGATCTGGTCGTAGCCGACGAGATACTGGTGGCGATGTCTTCTGGCCTGCTAGAGGAGTCGGAGCTGCTGGACCTCATGGAGTCGAAACCGGAATCGGTGGAACTCGTCATGACGGGAAGAGGGGCGACCCAGGCCATAATCGACAGGGCCGACGTAGTAACCGAGATGGTGGAGATCAAACACCATTATCGCTTGGGAGTACAGGCAAGAGAGGGTATAGAGAAATGA
- a CDS encoding PocR ligand-binding domain-containing protein, producing MEELEYGSLEWWHQTVNIGVLQEILDRFAQILNCGAVLTTALGVPITTPSNFTRFCRLMRSTEEGRRLCWESDAAGGRAGLEQGKVRIYRCHAGLIDMALPVVIEGRLAGVVLCGQVKLRHYTRQEVEELAGVGWQNLSNRDELVDLFMEAPVVPREVIDQGGELIKLVSSHVVELCERRLAEKKLLVKDLVLMREKCDKQSLERNLKISQIKALRHQLNPHFMFNTLNAIVRLAMFENAPETEALAYRFSQYLRYVLRRQAREELVPLAGEVECVEHFLSINKIRFSDRFDFDLHVDPGTRDVRVPFMILQPLVENAIVHGVEPSTDRCHLSVDASIEEGSLVVTVSDDGVGFDCSNFSPGVGVSNVMERLDLHYGKEGCLRWSSCPGDGSRFEVTMPLRRGEEMTG from the coding sequence GTGGAAGAATTAGAGTACGGTTCTCTGGAGTGGTGGCATCAGACCGTCAACATAGGGGTCCTACAGGAGATTCTGGATAGATTCGCCCAGATATTGAACTGTGGCGCGGTTCTCACTACGGCCTTGGGAGTTCCGATAACCACCCCCAGCAATTTTACAAGGTTTTGCCGTCTCATGCGGTCCACCGAGGAAGGTCGGAGATTGTGTTGGGAGAGCGATGCCGCCGGTGGAAGAGCTGGGCTGGAGCAGGGAAAGGTAAGAATATATCGCTGTCATGCGGGATTGATAGATATGGCCCTTCCGGTGGTAATAGAGGGCCGTCTGGCCGGGGTGGTGCTTTGCGGTCAGGTAAAGCTTAGACACTATACCCGTCAGGAGGTGGAGGAGCTTGCCGGAGTTGGTTGGCAGAATTTGTCCAATCGGGACGAATTGGTGGACCTGTTCATGGAGGCCCCGGTCGTCCCCAGGGAGGTCATAGACCAGGGAGGAGAGCTTATAAAGCTGGTCTCGTCTCATGTCGTAGAGCTATGCGAGCGCCGTCTGGCGGAGAAGAAATTGCTCGTAAAGGATCTGGTTCTCATGAGGGAGAAATGCGACAAGCAGTCTCTCGAGAGGAACCTGAAGATCAGTCAGATAAAGGCTCTCAGACATCAATTGAACCCCCACTTCATGTTCAATACCCTCAACGCTATAGTTCGCCTCGCCATGTTCGAGAATGCGCCTGAGACGGAGGCCTTGGCATACAGGTTTTCCCAGTATCTGAGGTATGTCTTGAGAAGACAGGCCAGAGAGGAGTTGGTTCCCCTTGCCGGGGAGGTGGAGTGCGTAGAACATTTCCTCTCTATAAACAAGATAAGGTTCAGCGATAGGTTCGATTTCGACCTCCACGTCGATCCCGGAACCAGGGACGTGAGGGTACCCTTCATGATATTGCAGCCTTTGGTCGAGAACGCCATAGTCCACGGAGTGGAACCCTCGACTGACCGATGCCACCTTTCCGTCGACGCTTCCATAGAAGAAGGTTCTCTTGTGGTCACCGTTTCCGACGACGGTGTAGGATTCGATTGTTCCAATTTCTCTCCCGGAGTCGGGGTATCTAACGTCATGGAAAGGCTGGATCTTCATTATGGAAAAGAGGGCTGTCTCCGTTGGTCCTCCTGTCCCGGCGATGGAAGTAGATTCGAGGTTACCATGCCTTTGAGACGAGGGGAGGAGATGACGGGATGA